A single Deinococcus sp. Leaf326 DNA region contains:
- a CDS encoding NAD(P)/FAD-dependent oxidoreductase: protein MTRLDAVVVGAGPNGLAAAVTLARAGLRVQLLEAHTQVGGGLSSAELTRPGFVHDLGSAIHPLAVASPAFREWPLHAFGLRWVYPGVPAAQTLPGGRSVLLHRDLDATAEALGRDGAVWRRLLAPLVADWEGLLHDILRPLLRVPGHPLTLARFGVRALPPAGGLGRALFRTPEARALWAGLAAHSALPLSTPGTSAMTLVLAVLAHAVGWPLPAGGAQAFADALRAYFEHLGGEVLTGVRVNSPHDLPPARVTLVDSSPGVLLRLLGDRAPAAYRARLEGFRYGAGIQKFDYALSGPVPWASPDIARAGTVHVGGSFAEIVRSEAGWRSARPYVLAAQPSLFDAGRAPAGQHTFWAYAHVPNGSAADIAPQVEDQLERFAPGFGERVLDRHVTTAPQLQAFSPVFGGGDVNGGASTLWGLLARPNLAPTPYRTPVRGMYLCSSSTPPGGGIHGMAGHNAALTALSDEFGLGEVP, encoded by the coding sequence GTGACCCGTCTCGACGCGGTTGTGGTGGGCGCGGGCCCCAACGGGCTTGCGGCAGCCGTGACGCTGGCGCGCGCGGGACTGCGGGTCCAATTGCTGGAGGCCCACACCCAGGTGGGCGGCGGCCTGAGCAGCGCCGAGCTGACCCGGCCCGGCTTCGTGCATGACCTCGGCTCGGCCATCCACCCGCTCGCGGTCGCCAGCCCGGCCTTCCGGGAGTGGCCGCTACACGCCTTCGGGCTGCGCTGGGTGTATCCCGGGGTGCCGGCGGCCCAGACGCTGCCCGGCGGCCGCAGCGTCCTGCTGCACCGTGACCTGGACGCCACCGCCGAGGCCCTGGGGCGAGACGGCGCCGTGTGGAGGCGCCTGCTGGCTCCCCTGGTCGCCGACTGGGAAGGGCTGCTGCACGACATCCTGCGGCCGCTGCTACGCGTGCCCGGCCACCCGCTTACGCTGGCCCGCTTCGGGGTGCGGGCGCTGCCCCCGGCCGGGGGGCTGGGCCGGGCCCTGTTCCGGACCCCCGAGGCCCGCGCACTGTGGGCCGGGCTGGCCGCGCACAGCGCTCTGCCCCTGTCCACGCCCGGCACCTCGGCCATGACCCTGGTGCTCGCGGTGCTGGCCCACGCGGTCGGCTGGCCGCTGCCTGCGGGCGGTGCGCAGGCCTTCGCCGACGCTCTGCGCGCCTACTTCGAGCACCTCGGCGGCGAGGTCCTGACCGGCGTGCGGGTAAACAGCCCGCACGACCTTCCCCCCGCCCGCGTGACGCTGGTGGACAGCAGCCCTGGCGTGCTGCTGCGGCTGCTCGGCGACCGCGCCCCGGCGGCCTACCGCGCGCGACTGGAGGGCTTCCGCTACGGCGCGGGTATCCAGAAGTTCGACTACGCCCTGAGCGGCCCGGTACCCTGGGCCAGCCCCGACATTGCCCGTGCGGGCACCGTGCATGTCGGCGGCAGCTTCGCGGAGATCGTGCGCTCGGAGGCGGGGTGGCGCTCGGCGCGGCCCTACGTCCTGGCCGCACAGCCCAGCCTGTTCGACGCCGGCCGCGCGCCAGCGGGTCAGCACACCTTCTGGGCCTATGCACACGTTCCCAATGGCTCGGCAGCCGACATCGCGCCGCAGGTCGAGGACCAACTCGAACGTTTCGCGCCGGGGTTCGGGGAACGGGTGCTGGACCGCCACGTCACGACCGCGCCGCAGCTTCAGGCGTTCAGCCCGGTGTTCGGCGGCGGCGACGTGAACGGCGGCGCGAGCACGCTGTGGGGCCTGCTCGCCCGCCCCAACCTCGCGCCGACGCCCTACCGCACGCCGGTGCGCGGCATGTACCTGTGCTCCAGCAGCACGCCTCCCGGCGGCGGCATCCACGGCATGGCCGGCCACAACGCCGCCCTGACCGCCCTGAGCGACGAGTTCGGCCTGGGCGAAGTGCCCTGA
- the dnaJ gene encoding molecular chaperone DnaJ, producing the protein MDYYELLGVSRTASADEIKSSYRKLALKYHPDRNKEEGAAEKFAQISEAYAVLSDTEKRAHYDRFGSAPGAGGMPGGDPFGGMGGMGGAGFDPMDIFEQLFGGAVGGRGRRGPARGDDLETETRVSLLQARAGEEIEVSIDRLTTCEHCHGAKSEPGGKPPKTCPTCSGAGAVRAQARTIFGVVETQQPCPTCRGEGQIIEDPCTVCKGRGRTLKNETVKVKLPRGIDEGYRIRVAGYGNEGPGGNGDLYVHIDMEPHPELRREAEHLIYPARIGFATAALGGAVTVPTLDGPQTVEVKPGTQHGELHRLRGQGMPRLQGAGTGDLIVEYDVMIPKPGQLNDEAREALRAYARAVGDEVPSDKHEGFFDKVGKIFRGE; encoded by the coding sequence ATGGATTATTACGAATTGCTGGGCGTTTCCCGGACGGCGAGTGCCGATGAGATCAAGAGCAGCTACCGCAAGCTGGCACTCAAATATCACCCCGACCGCAACAAGGAAGAGGGCGCGGCCGAGAAGTTCGCGCAGATCAGCGAGGCCTACGCCGTGCTGAGCGACACCGAAAAGCGCGCCCACTACGACCGCTTCGGCTCGGCGCCCGGCGCGGGCGGGATGCCCGGCGGCGATCCGTTCGGCGGGATGGGCGGCATGGGCGGCGCGGGCTTCGATCCCATGGACATCTTCGAGCAGCTGTTCGGCGGCGCGGTGGGCGGCCGGGGACGGCGGGGCCCGGCGCGCGGCGACGATCTCGAGACCGAGACCCGCGTCTCGCTCCTTCAGGCCCGCGCGGGCGAGGAGATCGAGGTCAGCATCGACCGCCTCACCACCTGCGAGCACTGCCACGGCGCGAAGTCCGAGCCGGGAGGCAAACCGCCCAAGACCTGCCCGACCTGCTCGGGCGCGGGAGCGGTGCGCGCGCAGGCCCGCACGATCTTCGGCGTGGTCGAGACGCAGCAGCCCTGCCCGACCTGCCGGGGCGAGGGCCAGATCATCGAGGACCCCTGCACCGTGTGCAAGGGCCGGGGCCGCACGCTGAAAAACGAGACGGTCAAGGTCAAGCTGCCGCGCGGCATCGACGAGGGCTACCGCATCCGTGTGGCGGGGTACGGCAACGAGGGTCCGGGCGGCAACGGCGACCTGTACGTGCACATTGACATGGAGCCGCATCCCGAGCTGCGCCGCGAGGCCGAGCACCTCATCTACCCCGCGCGCATCGGGTTCGCCACGGCCGCGCTGGGCGGCGCGGTCACGGTGCCCACCCTCGACGGCCCGCAGACGGTCGAGGTCAAGCCGGGCACCCAGCACGGCGAACTGCACCGCCTGCGCGGCCAGGGCATGCCCCGGCTCCAGGGCGCGGGTACAGGCGACCTGATCGTCGAGTACGACGTGATGATCCCCAAGCCCGGCCAGCTCAACGACGAGGCCCGCGAGGCCCTGCGCGCCTACGCCCGCGCGGTGGGCGACGAGGTCCCCAGCGACAAGCACGAGGGCTTTTTCGACAAGGTCGGCAAGATCTTCCGGGGCGAGTAG
- the trpS gene encoding tryptophan--tRNA ligase — protein MTTPTPARKRILTGDRPTGPLHIGHYVGSLKNRVALQNEYETFILLADVQAMTDNFENPDKVRTNVLEVALDYLAVGLDPQQSTFVIQSQIPEIAELTVFFLNLVTVSHLRQNPTVKTEIAQKGYGESVPAGFFVYPVSQAADITAFGAHLVPVGEDQLPMIEQTREIVRRFNNLYAPVLVEPQAMVGKGSVARLPGLDGQTKMSKSLGNAIFLSDPADEVKRKVMSMYTDPNHLRVEDPGQVEGNPVFSYLDAFSPDVAATEEMKAHYRRGGLGDVKVKRHLLEVLEATLAPVRERRLEFARDLGAVEEIVRQGTAHGREVAAATMDAARKAMRLDYFSR, from the coding sequence ATGACCACCCCGACCCCCGCCCGCAAACGCATCCTGACCGGCGACCGGCCCACCGGCCCGCTGCACATCGGCCACTACGTCGGCTCGCTCAAAAACCGCGTGGCCCTCCAGAACGAGTACGAGACATTCATCCTGCTGGCCGACGTGCAGGCCATGACCGACAACTTCGAGAACCCTGACAAGGTGCGCACCAACGTCCTCGAAGTGGCGCTCGACTACCTCGCGGTGGGCCTGGACCCGCAGCAGAGTACCTTCGTCATCCAGTCGCAGATTCCCGAGATCGCCGAACTGACGGTCTTCTTCCTCAACCTCGTGACCGTCTCGCACCTGCGCCAGAACCCGACTGTCAAGACCGAGATCGCCCAGAAGGGCTACGGCGAGTCGGTGCCGGCGGGCTTTTTCGTGTACCCGGTGTCGCAGGCGGCCGACATCACGGCCTTCGGCGCGCACCTCGTGCCAGTGGGCGAGGACCAGCTTCCCATGATCGAGCAGACCCGTGAGATCGTGCGCCGCTTCAACAACCTCTACGCGCCGGTGCTGGTCGAGCCGCAGGCGATGGTTGGCAAGGGCAGTGTGGCCCGCCTGCCGGGTCTCGACGGCCAGACCAAGATGAGCAAGTCGCTGGGCAACGCGATCTTTCTGTCCGACCCCGCCGACGAGGTCAAGCGCAAGGTCATGAGCATGTACACCGATCCCAACCACCTGCGCGTCGAGGACCCCGGGCAGGTCGAGGGCAATCCGGTCTTCTCGTACCTCGACGCCTTCAGCCCCGATGTGGCCGCCACCGAGGAGATGAAGGCGCACTACCGCCGGGGCGGCCTGGGCGACGTGAAGGTCAAGCGCCACCTGCTCGAGGTGCTGGAAGCGACGCTGGCCCCGGTCCGCGAGCGCCGCCTGGAATTCGCGCGGGACCTGGGGGCGGTCGAGGAGATCGTGCGCCAGGGCACCGCGCACGGTCGCGAGGTCGCCGCCGCCACGATGGACGCGGCGAGAAAGGCGATGCGGCTGGACTACTTCAGCAGGTAA
- a CDS encoding glucose-6-phosphate dehydrogenase assembly protein OpcA, with protein sequence MTYATSLETLGPVATTVRSAQATLDELWARTEVETRAYTGNIVALTLREHLGRIEEALAGLEGRYAGRQIIGVMDGEGDLQVQASLVPQQGGLYVERLTLDAGADQLRGAILPLLRPATVNHVWWGAYTRPEGPLLAELSEVADQIIADSLSLDIPPARHYALADLGWSRSAGWREALAQLFDSPDAARHLPEVTRLDVRYSGDRDLPARLFAGFIASTLGWKDLSGATFGPGDCGRANGDLCAVELSGADGLLFSLQAEAGQSSVVHTHCRWPGVDREAEVQVPRMTLAEGLGRVMARPERGEVFEKAWTLAKATL encoded by the coding sequence GTGACCTACGCGACGAGTTTGGAGACGCTGGGACCGGTGGCGACCACCGTCCGGAGTGCCCAGGCCACCCTGGATGAGCTGTGGGCCCGGACCGAGGTCGAGACGCGCGCCTACACCGGCAACATCGTGGCCCTGACCCTGCGCGAGCACCTCGGGCGTATCGAGGAGGCGCTGGCCGGGCTGGAGGGCCGCTATGCCGGGCGCCAGATCATCGGTGTGATGGACGGCGAGGGGGACTTGCAGGTGCAGGCCAGCCTCGTGCCGCAGCAGGGCGGTCTGTACGTCGAGCGCCTGACGCTGGACGCGGGCGCCGACCAGCTCCGGGGGGCCATCCTGCCGCTGCTGCGCCCCGCCACCGTCAACCACGTCTGGTGGGGGGCGTACACCCGCCCCGAGGGGCCGCTCCTCGCGGAACTCTCGGAAGTGGCCGACCAGATCATCGCCGACAGCCTCTCGCTCGACATTCCTCCGGCGCGGCACTACGCCCTGGCCGACCTGGGCTGGAGCCGTTCGGCAGGCTGGCGCGAGGCCCTGGCGCAGCTGTTCGACAGCCCCGACGCCGCCCGGCACCTGCCGGAAGTGACCCGGCTCGACGTGCGCTATTCGGGCGACCGGGACCTGCCCGCGCGGCTGTTTGCCGGCTTCATCGCCAGCACGCTGGGCTGGAAGGATCTGTCGGGTGCGACCTTCGGGCCGGGCGACTGCGGCCGCGCCAACGGCGACCTGTGCGCTGTCGAGCTGAGCGGCGCGGACGGGCTGCTGTTCTCGCTCCAGGCCGAAGCCGGACAGAGCAGCGTGGTGCATACCCACTGCCGCTGGCCCGGCGTGGACCGGGAGGCCGAGGTGCAGGTGCCACGCATGACCCTGGCCGAGGGTCTGGGCCGCGTGATGGCTCGCCCCGAGCGCGGTGAGGTCTTCGAGAAGGCGTGGACGCTGGCGAAGGCCACGCTGTAG
- the zwf gene encoding glucose-6-phosphate dehydrogenase — MAQPGAKAPRKSRQRVPTSAPAGDTDAPGADGQNPFRAAMRRSRAPEPATLVIFGATGDLARRKLLPAVFGLWQDGLLGSAFNIVGVGRQAMTDEEFKDFAIEALKTSKETDTPQPGNLEKFRELLYYEYGDFSGDEVYDLVGKQLDEAEEAHGGRKNALFYLSTPPSLFEPISNGLGRLGLHEQSEGWRRLVIEKPFGRDLASARELNAAIHSVWDESQVYRIDHYLGKETVQNLMAIRFGNAIFEPLWNRGYVDHVQITAAEDLGLEGRAGYYEEAGVVRDMLQNHLMQLFALTAMEAPAAFDADAIRDEKTKVLRAVRAIPVERVPEVAVRGQYGPGVMDGEKVPGYREEPNVKPGSPTPTYVAVKLEVDNWRWQGVPFFLRSGKRLPKKVTEIAVVFKRAPLGIFPGGLERNVLAFRIQPDEGVSLKFSSKMPGQEMVLREVVMDFRYDAFGAQLESPYSRLLLDAMLGDATLFPREDEVDHAWQIVSGILEAWDAASPRHQPAPEFPNYDSGTWGPAAADELMGEGRRWRRL; from the coding sequence GTGGCCCAGCCGGGCGCCAAGGCCCCGCGCAAGTCGCGCCAGCGGGTGCCGACAAGTGCGCCCGCCGGTGATACCGACGCGCCGGGAGCCGACGGCCAGAATCCCTTCCGGGCGGCCATGCGCCGCAGCCGCGCGCCCGAGCCGGCCACCCTGGTCATTTTCGGGGCGACCGGCGACCTCGCGCGGCGCAAGCTGCTGCCGGCCGTGTTCGGGCTGTGGCAGGACGGCCTGCTGGGAAGTGCCTTCAACATCGTCGGGGTGGGCCGTCAGGCCATGACCGATGAGGAATTCAAGGACTTCGCCATCGAGGCCCTCAAGACGAGTAAGGAAACCGACACTCCGCAGCCCGGCAACCTCGAAAAGTTCCGGGAACTGCTGTACTACGAGTACGGTGACTTCAGTGGGGACGAGGTGTACGACCTTGTGGGCAAGCAGCTCGACGAGGCCGAGGAAGCACACGGGGGGCGCAAGAACGCGCTGTTCTACCTCTCCACGCCGCCTAGCCTGTTCGAGCCGATCAGCAATGGTCTGGGCCGCCTGGGGCTGCACGAGCAGAGTGAGGGCTGGCGCCGCCTGGTCATCGAGAAGCCCTTCGGGCGTGACCTCGCCTCGGCGCGCGAGCTCAACGCGGCCATCCACAGTGTGTGGGACGAGTCGCAGGTGTACCGCATCGACCACTATCTCGGCAAGGAGACGGTGCAGAACCTCATGGCGATCCGCTTCGGCAACGCCATCTTCGAGCCGCTGTGGAACCGGGGGTATGTGGATCACGTGCAGATCACGGCCGCCGAGGACCTGGGCCTGGAGGGCCGCGCCGGGTACTACGAGGAGGCCGGGGTGGTGCGGGACATGTTGCAAAACCACCTCATGCAGCTCTTCGCCCTGACCGCGATGGAGGCGCCCGCCGCATTTGACGCCGACGCCATCCGCGACGAGAAGACCAAGGTGCTGCGCGCCGTGCGGGCCATACCGGTCGAGCGCGTGCCCGAGGTGGCCGTGCGCGGGCAGTACGGCCCCGGGGTGATGGACGGCGAGAAGGTGCCGGGCTACCGCGAGGAACCGAACGTGAAGCCCGGCAGCCCCACGCCGACCTACGTGGCCGTGAAGCTGGAAGTGGACAACTGGCGCTGGCAGGGCGTGCCCTTTTTCCTGCGCAGCGGCAAGCGGCTGCCCAAGAAGGTCACGGAAATCGCGGTGGTGTTCAAGCGCGCGCCGCTGGGGATCTTTCCCGGAGGCCTGGAGCGCAACGTGCTGGCCTTCCGCATCCAGCCCGACGAGGGCGTGAGTCTCAAGTTCAGCTCCAAGATGCCCGGGCAGGAGATGGTGCTGCGCGAGGTCGTCATGGACTTCCGCTACGACGCCTTCGGGGCGCAGCTCGAAAGTCCGTATTCGCGTCTGCTGCTCGACGCCATGCTGGGCGACGCCACGCTGTTTCCGCGCGAGGACGAGGTGGACCACGCCTGGCAGATCGTGTCGGGCATCCTGGAAGCCTGGGACGCGGCCTCGCCCCGCCACCAGCCGGCCCCCGAGTTCCCGAACTACGACAGCGGCACCTGGGGCCCGGCCGCCGCCGACGAACTGATGGGCGAGGGCCGCCGCTGGCGCCGGTTGTGA
- the gnd gene encoding phosphogluconate dehydrogenase (NAD(+)-dependent, decarboxylating), which yields MKIGMIGLGKMGGNMVLRLKQGGHDVIGYDRSEDALTPLRAKGANVTSDMDAFLAALGEPGERAVWVMVPAGKITQSVIDDLADQLAPGDVIVDGGNSNFHDTQRRGEALAERGLHFVDVGTSGGVWGLTEGYGMMVGGSEAGVERLRPALETLAPAPDRGWGHMGPSGSGHYVKMVHNGIEYGMMQAYAEGFELMKAHKTFNLDMSQIAEVWRHGTVIRSWLLDLTAEALKNSADFDSLSDYVADSGEGRWTIIDSIELGVPTPVITLATQMRFRSQQEVSYAGQMLSAMRRAFGGHAVKTLEVPKQEGIVPEVQAGEHPKAAAPENIPTPGTRAGGSGTGSAAEQLGETGQQRTTGDRKADQ from the coding sequence ATGAAGATCGGCATGATCGGGCTGGGCAAGATGGGCGGCAACATGGTGCTTCGCCTCAAACAGGGCGGACACGACGTGATCGGCTACGACCGCAGCGAGGACGCCCTGACGCCGCTGCGTGCCAAGGGTGCCAACGTCACGAGTGACATGGACGCCTTCCTGGCCGCGCTGGGCGAGCCGGGCGAGCGCGCCGTGTGGGTCATGGTGCCCGCGGGCAAGATCACGCAGTCGGTCATTGACGACCTCGCGGACCAGCTGGCGCCGGGTGACGTGATCGTCGACGGGGGCAACTCCAACTTCCACGACACGCAGCGCCGGGGCGAGGCGCTCGCCGAGCGCGGCCTGCACTTTGTGGACGTGGGCACCTCGGGCGGTGTGTGGGGCCTGACCGAGGGCTACGGCATGATGGTGGGCGGTTCCGAGGCGGGCGTGGAGCGGCTGCGCCCGGCACTCGAGACGCTGGCTCCCGCGCCCGACCGGGGCTGGGGCCACATGGGCCCGAGCGGCTCCGGGCACTACGTCAAGATGGTCCACAACGGCATCGAATACGGCATGATGCAGGCCTACGCCGAGGGCTTCGAGCTCATGAAGGCGCACAAGACCTTCAACCTCGACATGTCCCAGATCGCCGAGGTGTGGCGTCACGGCACCGTGATCCGCTCGTGGCTTCTCGACCTCACCGCCGAGGCGCTGAAGAACTCGGCCGACTTCGATTCCCTGTCGGACTACGTGGCCGACAGCGGAGAAGGGCGCTGGACGATCATCGATTCCATCGAGCTCGGGGTGCCCACGCCGGTCATTACGCTCGCCACCCAGATGCGCTTCCGCAGCCAGCAGGAAGTGAGCTACGCCGGCCAGATGCTCTCGGCCATGCGCCGCGCCTTCGGGGGCCACGCGGTCAAGACGCTCGAAGTGCCCAAGCAGGAAGGCATCGTGCCCGAGGTGCAGGCCGGCGAGCACCCCAAAGCCGCCGCGCCCGAGAACATTCCCACGCCCGGCACCAGGGCGGGCGGCAGCGGCACGGGCTCGGCCGCCGAGCAGCTCGGCGAGACCGGCCAGCAGCGCACCACGGGTGACCGGAAGGCCGATCAGTGA
- a CDS encoding MarR family winged helix-turn-helix transcriptional regulator, producing the protein MTYPVSDPPLPGRPGSPEHLAYLSLQRLAARQQYAGAELLRGHDLSGPQFNVLRILRGAGDAGLRCSDIGTRLLVHDPDVTRLLDRLEKAGRVRRARDPHDRRVVMTYLTDKGRAVLSTLDEPLSELHARQFAALSPERLALLTELLGDLLPEDHP; encoded by the coding sequence GTGACCTACCCCGTTTCCGACCCGCCGCTGCCCGGCCGTCCCGGCAGCCCCGAGCATCTCGCCTACCTCTCGTTACAGCGTCTTGCGGCGCGCCAGCAGTACGCGGGCGCCGAGCTGCTGCGCGGGCACGACCTGAGCGGCCCACAGTTCAACGTGCTGCGCATCCTGCGCGGCGCCGGAGACGCGGGGCTGCGGTGCAGCGACATCGGCACGCGGCTGCTGGTCCATGACCCCGACGTGACGCGGCTGCTCGACCGCCTGGAAAAGGCGGGCCGGGTCCGCCGGGCCCGCGACCCCCACGACCGCCGGGTGGTCATGACCTACCTGACCGACAAGGGCCGGGCGGTCCTGAGCACCCTCGACGAACCCCTGAGCGAATTGCATGCCCGGCAATTCGCCGCCCTGAGCCCCGAGCGCCTCGCGCTGCTGACCGAGCTGCTGGGCGACCTGCTTCCGGAGGACCACCCATGA
- a CDS encoding DoxX family protein, giving the protein MTTPARTAQTTHTGAAFQADLGLLFLRLATGVIFVMHGYQKFFMNTVAGTTQFFASIGVPLPGVAAPLIAGIELIGGLLLILGLFPRVVGALLAVNMLVAILLVHVAGGFFNPNGIEFPLLLLAASAALALTGAGRYRVGNKN; this is encoded by the coding sequence ATGACGACCCCTGCCCGCACTGCCCAGACCACCCACACCGGCGCCGCTTTCCAGGCCGACCTGGGGCTGCTGTTCCTGCGCCTCGCCACCGGCGTCATCTTCGTGATGCACGGCTACCAGAAGTTCTTCATGAACACGGTCGCCGGCACCACGCAGTTTTTCGCCAGCATCGGCGTGCCCCTGCCGGGCGTGGCCGCCCCGCTGATCGCGGGCATTGAGCTGATCGGCGGCCTGCTGCTGATCCTGGGACTCTTTCCCCGCGTGGTCGGCGCGCTCTTGGCCGTGAACATGCTCGTCGCCATCCTGCTCGTGCACGTGGCGGGCGGTTTCTTCAACCCGAACGGTATCGAGTTCCCGCTGCTGCTGCTGGCCGCCTCGGCCGCGCTGGCCCTGACGGGTGCGGGACGCTACCGCGTGGGCAACAAGAACTAA
- a CDS encoding SRPBCC family protein → MSESISIKQTIVVRARPDVLYRLALDPRRRAGWDPNVASGAYEGSEGRLANGALARYKFSRRLLGLSFTVKYGQLQAPQRGGWESVRHVGPLEKLTQGWTFKPMPGGTEVTLNLNARVRFKWVRQPVERALHNMVATTLLELQRQVDAQGAQLLEDMGREMQEKQKADQKAAREAAKNARRKK, encoded by the coding sequence ATGTCGGAGTCCATCAGCATCAAGCAGACCATCGTCGTCCGCGCGCGTCCGGACGTGCTGTACCGCCTGGCGCTGGACCCCAGGCGCCGCGCCGGCTGGGACCCCAACGTCGCCTCGGGCGCCTACGAGGGCAGTGAGGGCCGGCTGGCGAACGGCGCCTTGGCGCGCTACAAGTTCTCGCGCCGGCTGCTGGGCCTGAGCTTCACGGTCAAGTACGGCCAGCTTCAGGCCCCGCAGCGCGGCGGTTGGGAGAGTGTGCGCCACGTCGGTCCACTCGAAAAGCTCACGCAGGGCTGGACCTTCAAGCCGATGCCCGGCGGCACCGAGGTCACGCTGAACCTGAACGCCCGGGTACGCTTCAAGTGGGTACGCCAGCCGGTCGAACGGGCGCTGCACAACATGGTCGCCACCACGCTGCTCGAACTTCAGCGTCAGGTAGATGCCCAGGGCGCCCAGCTGCTCGAGGACATGGGCCGCGAGATGCAGGAGAAACAGAAGGCCGACCAGAAAGCTGCCCGCGAGGCGGCCAAGAACGCCCGGCGCAAAAAGTAG
- a CDS encoding MarR family winged helix-turn-helix transcriptional regulator has translation MKDSPLPQDELYGLVRLTLRLARHFRQRLDEPLEQAVGLNTGEVLVLSAIMDGCDTPSAVARRQSLPAPTVTRMVTKLADAGLVQRVTDPSDLRRQRLQLTAQGEATRLKTRESAQGIVQDNFGTLDPAQVSAALAALDTLSASLDLCSAPPVAPAPRVSLSSPPEAQP, from the coding sequence ATGAAAGACTCTCCCCTTCCCCAAGACGAGCTGTACGGGCTGGTGCGCCTGACCCTGCGGCTCGCGCGGCATTTCCGGCAACGGCTGGACGAGCCGCTGGAGCAGGCGGTCGGCTTGAACACCGGGGAGGTGCTCGTGCTCTCGGCGATTATGGACGGCTGCGACACGCCTTCCGCCGTCGCCCGGCGCCAGTCGTTGCCCGCTCCGACCGTGACCCGCATGGTGACCAAGCTGGCCGACGCGGGCCTCGTGCAGCGCGTGACCGACCCCAGCGACCTGCGCCGCCAGCGCCTGCAGCTCACCGCGCAGGGCGAGGCGACGCGCCTGAAGACCCGCGAAAGCGCTCAGGGCATCGTTCAGGACAACTTCGGCACCCTCGACCCGGCGCAGGTCAGTGCCGCCCTCGCGGCCCTGGACACCCTGAGCGCCAGCCTCGACCTGTGTTCTGCGCCGCCGGTGGCCCCGGCCCCCCGCGTTTCCCTCTCTTCTCCTCCGGAGGCCCAGCCATGA